From a single Sporosarcina oncorhynchi genomic region:
- a CDS encoding amidase domain-containing protein translates to MYNREAAVRYADEWWNARNPAFPSFDVDCTNFISQCLLAGGAPMHGYPGRERGWWLQNGNWSFSWSVAHSMRWYLGSSTKGLTAKRVDSVYDLDIGDVICYDFQGDGRFDHTTIVTSIDGPIPLVNAHTYDAYRRTWDYKDSYAYSPNAKYIFFKINDQFS, encoded by the coding sequence ATGTATAATAGGGAAGCCGCCGTCCGGTATGCAGATGAATGGTGGAACGCCCGAAATCCGGCATTCCCATCATTCGATGTAGATTGCACGAATTTCATTTCTCAATGCTTGTTGGCGGGTGGAGCACCGATGCATGGCTATCCAGGTCGCGAACGTGGTTGGTGGCTACAGAACGGGAACTGGAGTTTCAGTTGGTCGGTCGCTCATTCGATGCGCTGGTACTTGGGGAGCTCTACGAAAGGATTAACAGCTAAAAGAGTCGATTCTGTATACGATCTCGATATTGGTGATGTTATCTGTTACGATTTTCAAGGGGATGGAAGATTTGACCATACGACAATCGTCACATCCATAGATGGACCGATACCGCTCGTTAATGCCCACACATATGATGCCTACCGGCGGACGTGGGATTACAAGGATTCCTATGCCTATTCACCAAATGCCAAGTACATCTTTTTCAAGATAAACGACCAGTTTTCATAA
- a CDS encoding YusW family protein, translating into MGKFFKISGFLFFAALLLGACGNLGKNADEPNRDEATLIHEDEKEGGSLDTGDGYGFDKFDLEIDVDGKDTVEANYEMERDLEAEYKNKLAGLDLKEDEAMVKLDEMFIDIMFTKDTSQEQAIEKLMTWFGLDTYTKFDLEVHFDDGTKLDFEDKK; encoded by the coding sequence ATGGGAAAGTTTTTTAAAATAAGCGGATTCCTCTTTTTTGCTGCCTTGTTACTTGGCGCATGTGGCAACTTAGGGAAAAATGCGGACGAGCCAAATCGTGACGAAGCGACACTCATACATGAAGATGAAAAAGAAGGCGGCTCGCTCGATACAGGAGATGGCTACGGATTCGATAAGTTTGACTTGGAAATTGACGTAGACGGTAAAGATACGGTTGAAGCGAACTATGAAATGGAGCGCGATCTTGAAGCAGAGTACAAAAATAAGTTGGCCGGTTTGGACTTGAAGGAAGACGAAGCGATGGTGAAACTGGATGAGATGTTCATCGATATTATGTTCACCAAAGATACGTCACAAGAACAAGCGATTGAAAAACTGATGACGTGGTTTGGACTGGATACGTATACGAAATTCGATTTAGAAGTCCATTTCGACGATGGAACGAAACTTGATTTCGAAGACAAAAAGTAA
- a CDS encoding ABC transporter ATP-binding protein has protein sequence MLRTIRKPFGYEPIIKKEDIKGPNKKKVERASDWKYVLKRIWQLVDEQRGLLVTVLALVLVSSVLALLGPFLIGKIIDNHIIPMQFDGLGKQIAILIAIYLGLSLATYFQSFWMVGIAQQSVFKLRTGLFSHLQKLPVTFFDKRQHGELMSRVTNDIENVSQTLNSSFIQVFSSILTLTGTLGVMLYLSPTLTLLTMTIVPIMFVAIRWITRRTGLLFKEQQRAVGELNGMIEETISGQRIVKAFSQEERVMEEFAQKSDRLRRTGFWALTFSGFIPKVMNMLNNASFAIVAGVGGLLALRGDGIVTIGTIVIFSEFARQFTRPLNDLSNQFNTVLSAIAGAERVFKIMDEPIELDDATDYQDAVLKGEVEFRNVSFGYAVETDGYTIEDVSFHVKSGETVAFVGATGAGKTTIMQLLARFYEANEGQILIDGIPISDLPRSTLRSQTAFVLQDPFLFEATVMENIRYGKLDATDEEVIEAAKRANAHSFVSRLEDGYDTVLTADGGEISQGQKQLLSIARALVADPVLLLLDEATSSIDTVTELQIQEALDRLMEGRTSFVIAHRLNTVRKADTVYVMGRGKLIESGSQEELIERQGTYYTMLMDSKV, from the coding sequence ATGTTACGGACCATTCGTAAACCATTTGGTTATGAACCAATCATTAAAAAAGAAGACATAAAAGGGCCGAACAAAAAGAAAGTCGAGCGGGCGAGCGATTGGAAATACGTACTCAAACGCATCTGGCAACTTGTCGATGAACAGCGCGGGCTTCTCGTGACTGTGCTGGCACTTGTGCTCGTCAGTTCCGTCCTTGCGCTGCTCGGCCCATTCCTAATCGGAAAAATTATTGACAATCACATCATCCCGATGCAATTCGACGGTCTTGGCAAGCAAATTGCCATTCTGATTGCCATCTATTTGGGGTTATCACTGGCGACTTATTTCCAAAGTTTCTGGATGGTAGGAATCGCGCAACAGTCTGTTTTTAAACTACGGACGGGTCTTTTTAGCCATCTGCAAAAGCTGCCTGTGACATTTTTCGACAAACGGCAGCATGGAGAATTGATGAGTCGGGTTACGAATGATATCGAAAACGTCAGCCAAACATTGAATTCATCCTTCATTCAAGTATTCTCAAGTATATTGACGTTGACAGGAACGCTTGGTGTGATGCTTTACTTAAGTCCGACACTGACACTACTAACGATGACAATCGTACCGATCATGTTTGTCGCCATTCGATGGATCACAAGACGCACCGGGCTTTTATTCAAAGAGCAGCAGCGGGCGGTCGGAGAGTTGAACGGAATGATTGAAGAGACGATTTCCGGTCAGCGCATTGTAAAGGCGTTTTCACAGGAAGAGCGGGTCATGGAAGAGTTTGCGCAAAAAAGTGACCGTTTGCGCAGAACAGGCTTCTGGGCATTGACATTTTCCGGTTTTATCCCAAAAGTGATGAACATGCTGAATAATGCCAGTTTCGCGATTGTTGCGGGTGTCGGCGGACTGCTTGCTTTAAGAGGGGACGGGATTGTGACAATCGGAACAATCGTCATCTTCTCAGAGTTTGCGCGTCAGTTCACGAGACCGCTTAACGACCTGTCCAACCAGTTCAACACAGTGCTTTCCGCGATTGCGGGTGCTGAACGTGTATTCAAGATTATGGACGAACCGATCGAGTTAGATGACGCAACCGATTATCAGGATGCTGTTCTCAAAGGTGAGGTCGAGTTTCGAAATGTATCGTTTGGCTATGCTGTAGAAACGGACGGCTACACAATTGAGGATGTTTCATTCCACGTGAAATCTGGGGAGACAGTGGCATTCGTCGGTGCGACGGGCGCTGGAAAGACAACGATTATGCAGCTGCTAGCCCGTTTTTACGAGGCAAATGAAGGGCAGATCCTAATAGATGGAATCCCGATCAGTGACTTGCCGCGTTCAACCTTGCGCAGTCAAACCGCATTCGTGTTACAGGATCCGTTCCTGTTTGAAGCGACGGTTATGGAAAACATCCGTTACGGGAAGCTGGACGCAACGGACGAAGAGGTGATTGAAGCTGCCAAACGCGCAAATGCGCACAGTTTCGTCTCACGTCTCGAAGATGGATATGATACCGTGCTGACGGCGGACGGGGGAGAAATATCACAGGGGCAGAAACAGTTGCTGTCGATTGCCCGGGCGCTCGTCGCGGATCCAGTGTTGCTGCTGCTCGACGAAGCGACAAGTAGCATCGATACCGTCACCGAGCTTCAGATTCAAGAAGCGCTTGACCGTTTGATGGAAGGACGGACAAGTTTCGTTATCGCACACAGATTGAATACGGTGCGAAAAGCGGATACTGTCTACGTCATGGGTCGAGGGAAACTGATCGAATCAGGTTCGCAGGAGGAATTGATCGAACGCCAAGGCACTTACTATACAATGCTCATGGATTCGAAAGTATAA
- a CDS encoding DMT family transporter: MDRIKGILMIVIGAMMWGATGPMIEWILSTSEMSISFMLIVRLMVAGGAILLILKMKGVQVIRPLRFKVWSRQLFLFGIFGMLGVQFSFAASIDSSNAVIATLFQFLAPIYIILFVSLRQKKNPPAAQVIGMIVTMVGLFLLLTNGTLSGFALTKSAVFWGLTVGFAFAFYTLYPVRLMNEWGVLLSVGWGMLIGGLALFILNIFKFGSQVKTLADWDVTGMLFLVILIGTVAFVLFLGSMKYISPIETSILSSFEPLTAMIVSMFWFGSVLGFWQIAGGIIMLLGITGLSVAGSRIKEARQD, translated from the coding sequence ATGGATAGAATAAAAGGGATTTTGATGATTGTCATAGGTGCAATGATGTGGGGAGCGACGGGGCCGATGATAGAATGGATTCTATCTACAAGCGAAATGTCTATCTCCTTTATGCTAATTGTTCGGCTGATGGTTGCGGGGGGAGCGATCTTGCTTATTCTGAAGATGAAAGGTGTACAGGTGATACGACCACTTCGGTTCAAAGTGTGGTCACGCCAACTGTTCCTGTTCGGCATCTTCGGCATGCTCGGTGTGCAATTTTCATTTGCAGCCTCCATTGATTCGAGTAATGCAGTTATCGCTACGTTATTTCAATTTCTCGCACCCATCTACATTATTCTGTTCGTATCGCTAAGACAGAAGAAGAATCCGCCCGCAGCGCAAGTCATCGGGATGATTGTGACAATGGTCGGGTTGTTCTTATTACTAACTAATGGCACGTTATCGGGCTTTGCGTTAACTAAATCAGCGGTTTTCTGGGGGCTGACGGTAGGGTTCGCGTTCGCATTTTATACGCTTTATCCAGTGCGTCTCATGAATGAATGGGGCGTTCTGTTGTCTGTTGGTTGGGGTATGCTTATCGGAGGGCTTGCTCTATTCATCCTGAATATTTTCAAGTTCGGCAGCCAAGTAAAGACGCTAGCTGATTGGGACGTCACAGGCATGCTGTTTCTTGTCATTCTTATCGGGACAGTAGCTTTTGTCCTGTTCCTCGGAAGCATGAAATATATTTCACCCATTGAAACAAGTATCCTATCAAGCTTTGAACCATTGACAGCGATGATTGTTTCGATGTTCTGGTTTGGCAGCGTGTTAGGTTTTTGGCAGATTGCCGGCGGTATCATTATGTTGCTTGGCATAACAGGCTTATCCGTAGCGGGCAGCAGAATAAAAGAAGCGAGACAAGATTGA
- a CDS encoding nitroreductase family protein, translating into MNEQALSVRDAIINRRSVKNFNGQPVDLDNITTILDDARWAPNHGLRNPWRFIVAANLEYIKFQEVLKEYGVPKWKELSDEDLEKQMKKFSGAGAVVLVIVKEDVRQKERLEDYAGASALIQNAMLLAWDQGIGTCWKTPPFIDNPKFREELGVKPGERIISMLQFGYYDDIPKNRVRTPLEDIVTYYGVDDEEAATEQ; encoded by the coding sequence ATGAATGAACAAGCATTATCCGTAAGAGATGCAATTATCAATCGCCGTTCGGTTAAGAACTTTAACGGGCAGCCGGTTGATCTTGATAACATAACGACAATTTTGGACGACGCGAGATGGGCACCGAATCACGGTTTGCGCAATCCGTGGCGATTCATCGTTGCAGCCAACCTGGAATATATCAAATTCCAAGAAGTGCTGAAAGAGTATGGCGTTCCTAAATGGAAAGAACTTTCTGATGAAGATCTTGAAAAACAGATGAAGAAATTCAGTGGAGCTGGTGCTGTCGTTCTCGTCATCGTGAAAGAAGACGTTCGCCAGAAAGAAAGACTTGAAGATTATGCAGGTGCAAGCGCGCTTATCCAAAATGCCATGTTACTTGCCTGGGATCAGGGAATCGGCACATGTTGGAAAACACCTCCATTCATCGATAATCCGAAGTTTCGTGAAGAGTTGGGCGTAAAGCCGGGTGAACGTATCATTAGTATGCTGCAGTTCGGATATTACGACGACATTCCGAAAAACCGTGTGCGCACGCCTTTAGAAGATATCGTCACATATTACGGTGTGGATGACGAAGAAGCGGCAACAGAACAATAA
- a CDS encoding DUF2804 domain-containing protein — MQHAEREITEPVLLCDKKGLLNPEAIGFARRPYIESNLTGHFMRKKKWNHWSVFGEDLLFSATIIHLDYAAICSVYILDYETQRFYEKQISLPIARKVKMPDSVLGNVKFIDERISVQLVHIQGETHLSVTIQDFDNEVLHADLHITHPEEDESLNVVIPRKRDLFQFTAKQLTLPTQGFVKIGKRRYNFNLDYSFAVLDYGRGIWPREAEWNWALASQRVGGKRIGLNFGGTWTDGTGMTENAVFVDGVMTKIHEDVLFTYDKDDLMKAWKIHTKFSDQVNMTFNPFFERTTTTNGQLMKMTVKQVTGYFNGFVKLQDGNTLRIRQMLGCVEDRHMKW, encoded by the coding sequence TTGCAACATGCTGAAAGGGAAATTACGGAACCGGTTTTGCTTTGTGATAAAAAAGGTTTATTGAATCCTGAAGCAATCGGTTTTGCCCGTCGACCTTATATAGAAAGCAATCTTACAGGACATTTTATGCGTAAGAAAAAGTGGAATCACTGGTCTGTTTTTGGTGAAGATCTTTTATTCTCCGCTACCATTATCCACTTGGATTACGCGGCGATCTGTTCTGTCTACATACTCGATTACGAAACACAGCGCTTTTATGAAAAGCAAATCTCTCTTCCAATTGCTCGCAAGGTGAAGATGCCGGATTCCGTACTTGGAAATGTGAAATTCATTGACGAACGGATTTCGGTCCAACTTGTCCACATTCAAGGAGAGACGCATCTATCTGTTACAATCCAGGATTTCGACAATGAAGTGTTGCATGCGGATTTGCATATTACGCATCCTGAAGAAGACGAATCACTCAATGTCGTCATTCCAAGAAAGCGTGACCTGTTCCAATTTACCGCGAAGCAACTGACATTGCCGACACAAGGTTTCGTGAAGATCGGAAAACGAAGGTATAACTTCAATCTTGATTATAGTTTTGCGGTACTTGATTACGGACGTGGTATATGGCCTCGTGAAGCAGAGTGGAACTGGGCGCTTGCCTCGCAACGCGTCGGCGGGAAGCGCATCGGTTTGAATTTCGGCGGTACATGGACAGACGGTACCGGCATGACGGAAAACGCGGTTTTCGTAGACGGTGTAATGACCAAAATCCATGAAGATGTCCTTTTCACGTACGATAAAGATGATTTAATGAAAGCCTGGAAAATTCACACAAAATTCTCCGACCAAGTCAATATGACATTTAACCCTTTCTTCGAACGAACAACGACTACAAATGGACAGTTGATGAAAATGACAGTGAAACAAGTCACCGGTTATTTTAACGGGTTCGTCAAGCTCCAAGATGGCAACACGTTGCGAATTCGACAAATGCTCGGCTGTGTCGAAGATCGTCATATGAAATGGTAA
- a CDS encoding dipeptidase, translated as MLNHSEKLDTYFTSKREEHLEQLKNFLRIPSISALSEHNGDMRTAAEWLKDSLHKAGLENLSIDETEGHPVVYGDWLHAEGKPTILFYGHYDVQPVDPLNLWESGPFEPEIRDNKLYARGSSDDKGQVFMHVLAVEALMKENGTLPVNIKFIIEGEEEVGSPSLEKYIEDNKEKLAADIIVISDTGMYGSGKPAVCYGLRGLAGVQIDVKGAKGDLHSGIYGGGVQNPIHAIADILASFHDKEGTIAVEGFYEDVRPLEEEERAAYEALNFDVEGLKEEIGVNELFGETGYSYLEQTWTRPTLEVNGVFGGFSGEGIKTVLPAEAGAKITCRLVPDQDPEDIVKKLKAHIEAHKPAGVTVTVSEFDKGKPFITPFDHPAIQAAGQSYEKVYGVPTAFTRMGGSIPIVAAFDEILNLPVVLMGFGLSSENFHAPNEHFHLENFDKGLRVIVDYYERVAAFSKDDLKK; from the coding sequence ATGTTGAATCATTCAGAAAAACTTGATACGTACTTTACATCTAAAAGAGAAGAGCATCTGGAACAACTGAAAAACTTTTTACGCATTCCAAGCATCAGCGCACTATCTGAACATAACGGAGATATGCGAACAGCCGCAGAGTGGTTGAAAGATTCATTGCACAAAGCAGGCCTTGAAAACCTCTCCATCGATGAAACTGAAGGTCATCCTGTCGTTTACGGCGATTGGCTCCACGCTGAAGGAAAACCGACGATTCTATTCTACGGTCATTACGATGTGCAACCTGTCGATCCGTTAAATTTATGGGAGAGCGGTCCATTTGAACCTGAAATCCGCGACAATAAACTGTATGCACGAGGTTCGAGTGATGACAAAGGACAAGTGTTCATGCATGTGCTTGCGGTTGAGGCTTTAATGAAAGAAAATGGCACTCTGCCGGTCAATATTAAGTTCATCATTGAAGGCGAAGAAGAAGTTGGCAGTCCGAGTCTAGAAAAATATATCGAGGATAATAAAGAAAAACTAGCTGCAGATATTATTGTCATTTCCGACACAGGAATGTACGGTTCAGGAAAACCAGCAGTTTGTTACGGCTTACGCGGTCTTGCAGGTGTCCAGATTGACGTTAAAGGTGCAAAAGGTGACTTGCATTCAGGCATTTATGGAGGCGGTGTCCAAAATCCAATACATGCCATTGCTGACATCCTTGCATCCTTCCATGACAAAGAAGGTACGATTGCAGTGGAAGGGTTCTATGAAGATGTACGTCCTCTTGAAGAGGAAGAGCGCGCGGCTTATGAAGCGCTGAACTTCGACGTAGAAGGATTGAAAGAGGAAATTGGCGTAAATGAACTGTTCGGCGAAACAGGCTATTCCTATCTGGAACAGACATGGACACGCCCTACACTCGAAGTAAACGGTGTATTCGGCGGGTTTTCCGGCGAAGGCATCAAGACCGTATTACCTGCTGAAGCCGGGGCAAAAATTACTTGCCGACTCGTCCCTGACCAGGATCCTGAAGATATCGTAAAAAAATTGAAAGCGCATATCGAGGCACATAAGCCTGCTGGCGTAACAGTAACAGTTAGCGAATTCGATAAAGGGAAACCTTTCATCACACCATTCGATCACCCGGCCATCCAGGCTGCTGGACAGTCTTATGAAAAAGTGTATGGCGTCCCGACTGCATTCACACGCATGGGTGGTTCAATTCCAATCGTTGCAGCGTTTGACGAAATTCTGAATCTACCGGTTGTCCTTATGGGCTTCGGTCTATCGAGCGAGAATTTCCATGCCCCTAATGAACACTTCCATTTGGAGAACTTCGACAAAGGATTACGTGTCATTGTCGATTATTACGAAAGAGTCGCCGCCTTTTCAAAAGACGACTTGAAGAAATGA
- a CDS encoding DegV family protein has translation MTKKPMAWIVDSTAFIPDELKNHPDFYSIPLNIHFGEKQFRDGIDLTNDELYENIKNAEEFPKTSQPSAGEFAETFKQIAENYEQAFAVHLSSELSGTLASSMAGADIAEFPVTFVDSLSLSYGVTGLIEKAMEMYEQGVSVEDIKKRLNGMAGKVNNYILMGQLEQLYKGGRMSGVQFFLGSLLKVKPVIQISAEGKLEATDKVRSEKKALQYLVDKVVDGFPSGEGKIHLMQGHVLEQAKLLEQMIHEKLPNLEIVIGDVSSTLAVHAGEGTLAVLWYDE, from the coding sequence ATGACAAAAAAACCAATGGCTTGGATAGTAGACAGTACTGCATTTATTCCAGATGAATTAAAAAATCACCCGGATTTCTATTCAATTCCGTTGAATATACATTTCGGTGAAAAGCAATTTAGAGACGGAATCGATTTAACGAACGACGAACTATACGAAAACATTAAGAATGCCGAAGAGTTCCCAAAGACTTCCCAACCTTCAGCAGGCGAATTCGCGGAGACATTTAAGCAGATTGCAGAAAACTATGAACAGGCATTTGCCGTTCATTTATCAAGTGAGCTAAGCGGCACACTTGCATCTTCCATGGCAGGAGCAGACATCGCGGAGTTCCCGGTCACTTTCGTCGATTCTCTCTCTCTTTCTTACGGTGTAACGGGGTTAATTGAAAAAGCAATGGAGATGTATGAGCAAGGTGTCTCCGTCGAAGACATCAAGAAACGTCTTAATGGGATGGCCGGAAAGGTAAATAACTATATCCTCATGGGCCAACTCGAACAATTGTACAAAGGCGGAAGAATGAGTGGTGTCCAGTTCTTCCTTGGCAGCTTGCTGAAAGTAAAACCGGTTATTCAGATTTCTGCGGAAGGTAAATTGGAAGCGACCGATAAAGTTCGCTCTGAAAAGAAAGCGCTTCAATATCTTGTCGATAAAGTCGTGGACGGTTTTCCGTCTGGGGAAGGCAAAATCCATCTTATGCAAGGGCATGTCCTGGAACAGGCAAAATTGCTTGAGCAGATGATTCATGAAAAATTGCCAAATCTTGAAATTGTCATCGGGGACGTCAGCTCGACACTTGCTGTGCATGCCGGTGAAGGAACGCTTGCAGTGCTGTGGTACGATGAATGA
- a CDS encoding ABC transporter ATP-binding protein — protein sequence MKTVFSYAKPYKWPIIIAIILMLTELSVELIQPLLIAKIIDDGILSGDVNVIWTWGSVMMGLAFVALFSGVINSYFAAHAAQSFAFDLRQALFRQVQAFSMATFLRFPTAGLITRLTSDVNMAQNVLFMALRIMMRAPLLVLGSLIMAFVVNVKLALYLLIGAPVLLVFLVIMARKGVGYFSNVQKRLDRVNRVIQENLQAVRLIKAYLRGAYEASRFSKVADYLRRDTVKAMRMMELILPVLLFIMNVSLMAVLWFGAIEIGNGDAQVGELVAIVNYAMRMTGAFSMFAFIIVALSRAKASSERMEEVLLANEDLEHHNSESSSMTRFDGDLRFENVSFHYPGKPEPILDNVSFHVAPGEKLAIMGATGSGKSTLLNLIPRIFEATEGKIYVGGVEVNEWGLKDLRDAIGLVPQQSILFTGSILENLSWGDVEAAPDELEEAAKKAQIHESIDLFPKKYGTRVGQKGVNLSGGQKQRLSIARALVRKPSILILDDSTSALDVKTEMALWESLEKEAATMLVVTQKVQTAIGADHILLLDEGKVVGYGKHADLMKQSALYRKIAESQSEEEAITDVTDHS from the coding sequence ATGAAAACAGTGTTTTCTTATGCAAAGCCATATAAATGGCCAATAATTATCGCAATTATTCTCATGCTCACGGAACTTTCAGTTGAGCTTATCCAACCGTTATTAATCGCCAAAATTATAGATGACGGGATTCTTTCAGGTGACGTGAATGTCATCTGGACATGGGGCAGTGTCATGATGGGGCTTGCCTTCGTCGCACTTTTCTCCGGAGTTATCAATTCATACTTTGCGGCGCACGCTGCCCAAAGTTTTGCGTTCGATTTACGCCAAGCATTATTTCGCCAAGTGCAGGCGTTCTCCATGGCGACATTCCTGCGTTTCCCGACTGCGGGTCTAATTACGCGTTTGACAAGTGATGTTAATATGGCGCAGAACGTCCTTTTCATGGCACTTCGAATCATGATGCGCGCACCGCTACTCGTTCTTGGTAGTTTGATCATGGCGTTCGTCGTTAATGTCAAATTGGCGCTCTACCTCCTTATTGGAGCACCAGTTCTTCTTGTATTCCTAGTCATCATGGCTCGGAAAGGTGTTGGGTATTTCTCAAATGTCCAAAAACGTTTGGACCGTGTAAACCGTGTCATCCAGGAAAATTTACAGGCTGTCCGTTTGATCAAAGCTTATTTGCGCGGTGCGTATGAAGCGAGCCGTTTTTCGAAAGTGGCTGACTACTTACGCCGCGATACTGTAAAAGCGATGCGGATGATGGAACTCATTTTGCCTGTCCTGCTGTTCATTATGAACGTCAGTCTGATGGCTGTGCTTTGGTTCGGGGCAATTGAAATCGGTAATGGTGATGCACAAGTCGGTGAACTCGTTGCAATCGTCAACTATGCCATGCGGATGACGGGTGCGTTCTCGATGTTTGCATTCATCATTGTTGCGCTATCTCGCGCGAAAGCATCTTCTGAACGTATGGAAGAAGTGTTGCTTGCAAATGAAGATTTGGAGCATCACAACTCTGAAAGTTCAAGTATGACTCGTTTCGACGGCGATTTGCGTTTTGAAAACGTCTCTTTCCATTATCCAGGGAAACCTGAACCGATTTTGGACAATGTCTCCTTCCATGTGGCGCCTGGTGAAAAACTTGCTATTATGGGCGCGACAGGTTCCGGGAAATCGACGTTACTGAATCTCATTCCGCGCATTTTTGAAGCGACAGAAGGAAAAATCTACGTCGGTGGGGTGGAAGTGAATGAGTGGGGATTAAAAGATTTGCGCGATGCAATCGGTCTCGTTCCTCAACAATCCATTCTATTTACGGGTTCCATCTTGGAAAACTTATCATGGGGCGATGTCGAAGCTGCGCCGGATGAGTTGGAAGAGGCCGCGAAAAAAGCACAGATCCACGAATCAATCGATCTGTTCCCTAAAAAGTACGGGACGCGTGTCGGACAAAAAGGTGTCAACTTGTCAGGTGGACAAAAGCAGCGTCTGTCTATCGCAAGAGCGCTCGTTCGAAAGCCGTCCATCCTCATTCTGGACGATAGTACAAGTGCACTGGACGTCAAAACAGAAATGGCACTTTGGGAATCCCTTGAAAAGGAAGCGGCGACGATGCTTGTTGTCACACAGAAAGTGCAGACGGCTATCGGTGCAGACCATATTCTTCTATTGGATGAGGGGAAAGTCGTCGGATATGGCAAACATGCTGATCTGATGAAGCAATCCGCTTTGTATCGAAAAATTGCGGAATCCCAGTCAGAAGAGGAGGCGATCACAGATGTTACGGACCATTCGTAA
- a CDS encoding SDR family NAD(P)-dependent oxidoreductase encodes MGRLEEKVVIITGGAGGIGSGMAKAMAKEGAIVAIVDLNEETGKKTEAELQTISPKSMFIQANLMDHKNLGDIVKTVVDKYGKLDVLVNNAHASKQMTLEDATQADLDLSFGTGFYPTFYLMKAALPYLKETKGNIINFASGAGLEGHATQGVYAAAKEAIRGISRVAANEWGQFGINVNIISPLANTPGVEAWSKAQPEYYEAVKAKIPLGRFGDIEQDIGRAAVFLASEDSQYITGQTIMVDGGSIMLH; translated from the coding sequence ATGGGCAGACTAGAAGAGAAAGTTGTCATTATTACAGGTGGAGCGGGCGGAATTGGCAGCGGCATGGCGAAAGCGATGGCAAAAGAAGGAGCGATTGTTGCAATTGTTGATTTGAACGAAGAAACGGGTAAAAAGACAGAAGCAGAATTACAAACCATTTCTCCAAAATCCATGTTCATCCAAGCTAACTTGATGGATCATAAAAATTTAGGCGATATCGTCAAAACTGTCGTCGATAAATACGGCAAGCTCGATGTACTTGTAAACAATGCGCATGCATCCAAACAAATGACGCTTGAAGATGCGACACAAGCAGATTTAGACTTGTCATTCGGAACTGGATTTTACCCAACATTCTATCTCATGAAAGCGGCTCTCCCTTATTTGAAAGAAACAAAAGGGAATATCATCAACTTCGCATCAGGCGCGGGACTTGAAGGTCACGCGACACAAGGTGTATATGCAGCGGCAAAAGAAGCGATTCGCGGCATTTCCCGAGTAGCTGCAAACGAATGGGGTCAGTTTGGCATTAACGTTAACATCATCAGCCCGCTTGCGAATACGCCTGGCGTAGAAGCATGGTCGAAAGCGCAACCTGAGTATTATGAAGCAGTGAAGGCGAAAATCCCTCTAGGTCGCTTCGGTGATATTGAACAAGATATTGGTCGAGCAGCTGTATTTTTAGCCTCTGAAGACTCACAGTATATTACAGGACAAACAATCATGGTTGACGGCGGGTCAATTATGCTTCATTAA